From Quercus lobata isolate SW786 unplaced genomic scaffold, ValleyOak3.0 Primary Assembly Scq3eQI_2024, whole genome shotgun sequence, the proteins below share one genomic window:
- the LOC115973325 gene encoding pentatricopeptide repeat-containing protein At2g37230-like codes for MAYMSVSKPYQWSPRVFPTIPRTLNPSSTFSLLRFFTTTDDSVSVSSVDQNPNPVPGPEAPRPEKPNPENVEPRVTRRTPRGNFRNPEKIEDVICRMMASRAWTTRLQNSIRALVPEFDNSLVWNVLHSAKNSEHALQFFRWVERAGLVRHDRDTHLKMIEILGRASKLNHARCILFDMPEKGVEWDEELFVLMIESYGKAGIVQESVKIFQKMKELGVERTVESYDALFKVIMRRGRYMMAKRYFNAMLNEGIEPTRHTYNLMIWGFFLSLRLETAKRFYEDMKSRGISPDVVTYNTMINGYNRFKMMDEAEKLFTEMKGRNISPTVISYTTMVKGYVSVGRVDDGLRLFDEMKSFGIKPNDVTYTTLLPGLCDAEKMPEARSILKEMVEKHIAPKDNSIFMKLLTCQCKSSNLDAATDVLKAMIRLSIPTEAGHYGVLIENFCKAEDYDQAIKLLDKLIEKEIVLRPQSSLDMEPSAYNPMIQYLCKHGQTGKAEIFFRQLMKKGVLDSVAFNNLLCGHSKEGNPDSAFEILKIMDRRGVSRDADSYKLLIKSSLNKGEPADAKTALDSMIEAGHLPDSSLFRSVMESLFEDGRVQTASRVMKSMVEKGVKENMDLVAKILEALLMRGHVEEALGRIDLFMHNGCSLDFDSLLSFLCEKGKTIAALKLLDFALERDYTIDFSSYDKVLDALLAAGKTLNAYSILCKIMEKGGASDWSSCADLIKSLNQEGNTKQADILSRMIKGEEKSHVSKKGKKHATVAA; via the coding sequence ACATGTCTGTATCTAAACCCTACCAATGGTCCCCCAGGGTTTTCCCCACCATACCCAGAACCTTAAACCCTTCCTCCACCTTCAGTCTCCTCCgcttcttcactaccaccgaCGACTCTGTCTCTGTCTCCTCCGTggatcaaaacccaaacccagtTCCGGGTCCTGAAGCTCCACGGCCCGAGAAACCGAACCCGGAAAATGTGGAGCCAAGGGTGACTCGGAGAACCCCACGAGGTAATTTTCGAAACCCAGAAAAGATAGAGGATGTTATATGTAGAATGATGGCGAGTCGGGCTTGGACGACCCGGTTACAGAACTCGATCCGGGCATTGGTGCCCGAGTTCGATAATTCATTGGTTTGGAATGTGTTGCATAGTGCTAAGAACTCGGAGCACGCGCTCCAGTTCTTCAGGTGGGTCGAGCGGGCCGGGTTGGTCCGCCATGACCGTGACACCCATTTGAAAATGATTGAGATTTTGGGCAGAGCTTCGAAGCTCAACCATGCTAGGTGCATACTGTTTGATATGCCGGAAAAAGGGGTTGAATGGGATGAGgaattgtttgttttgatgaTTGAGAGCTATGGTAAAGCTGGGATTGTTCAGGAGTCTGTGAAGATTTTTCAGAAAATGAAGGAATTGGGTGTGGAGAGGACTGTGGAGTCGTATGATGCTTTGTTTAAGGTGATTATGAGGCGTGGGCGGTATATGATGGCGAAGAGGTACTTTAATGCCATGTTGAATGAAGGGATTGAGCCAACTCGTCATACTTACAATTTGATGATTTGGGGGTTCTTTTTGTCGTTGAGGTTGGAGACGGCAAAAAGGTTTTATGAGGATATGAAGAGTAGAGGGATTTCGCCCGATGTGGTCACTTATAATACTATGATTAATGGGTATAATCGGTTTAAGATGATGGATGAGGCAGAGAAGTTGTTTACAGAGATGAAGGGGAGGAACATATCTCCTACCGTTATAAGTTATACTACCATGGTAAAGGGGTATGTTTCAGTTGGGCGAGTTGATGATGGGTTGAGATTGTTCGATGAGATGAAGTCTTTTGGTATTAAGCCTAATGATGTTACGTACACCACCTTGTTGCCTGGGCTTTGTGATGCAGAGAAAATGCCTGAGGCTCGAAGTATATTGAAGGAGATGGTTGAGAAGCATATTGCTCCTAAGGATAATTCCATCTTTATGAAATTGTTAACTTGCCAATGCAAGTCCAGTAACTTGGATGCGGCTACAGATGTGCTAAAGGCGATGATTCGGTTGAGCATACCCACAGAGGCTGGTCATTATGGTGTCTTAATTGAGAATTTTTGTAAGGCTGAGGACTATGATCAGGCCATTAAGTTGTTGGATAAGCTTATTGAGAAGGAAATCGTCTTGAGGCCACAGAGTTCTTTGGATATGGAGCCTAGTGCTTATAACCCAATGATTCAATATCTGTGCAAACATGGGCAGACAGGGAAAGCAGAAATCTTTTTCCGGCAATTGATGAAAAAGGGTGTTCTGGATTCGGTTGCTTTTAACAATTTGCTCTGTGGTCATTCTAAAGAGGGGAATCCTGATTCTGCTTTTGAAATTCTAAAGATCATGGATAGGAGAGGGGTCTCTAGAGATGCAGATTCATACAAATTGCTTATCAAGAGCTCCTTGAACAAGGGTGAACCAGCTGATGCCAAAACAGCTTTGGATAGTATGATTGAAGCTGGGCATCTTCCGGATTCATCACTATTCAGGTCAGTCATGGAGAGCTTATTTGAAGATGGGAGGGTGCAAACTGCAAGCCGGGTGATGAAGAGTATGGTGGAGAAGGGGGTGAAGGAAAATATGGATTTGGTTGCTAAGATCTTGGAAGCCCTCCTCATGAGAGGTCATGTTGAAGAAGCCCTGGGACGCATTGATCTATTTATGCATAATGGGTGCTCACTTGATTTTGACAgtcttttgtcttttctttgtGAGAAAGGGAAGACAATTGCTGCTCTTAAGCTGCTAGATTTTGCTTTGGAGAGAGATTATACAATAGACTTTTCAAGTTATGACAAGGTTTTGGATGCTCTTTTGGCAGCAGGGAAGACACTCAATGCATATTCAATATTGTGTAAAATAATGGAGAAAGGAGGGGCCTCTGATTGGAGTAGTTGTGCGGATCTGATCAAGAGTCTTAATCAGGAGGGAAACACAAAGCAAGCAGATATTCTCTCTAGAATGATTAAGGGTGAAGAGAAGTCCCATGTGagcaaaaaagggaaaaaacatgCTACTGTTGCTGCCTAA
- the LOC115973326 gene encoding 30 kDa ribonucleoprotein, chloroplastic-like, producing MRLVLVKFVTMSSVEEVEAAAQQFNGHELEGRELRVNAGPPPPRREDSSFRGDSSFRGNRGGGSFGSANRVHVGNLAWGVDDLALENLFSEQGKVREARVVYDRESGRSRGFGFVTYSSAEEVNSAIEYLNGVDLKGRPLRVSQADAKPPRRQF from the exons ATGAGGCTAGTGCTTGTAAAGTTTGTGACCATGTCTTCGGTTGAGGAAGTTGAAGCTGCTGCTCAACAGTTCAATGGCCAT GAACTTGAGGGAAGGGAACTACGGGTGAATGCTGGACCTCCTCCACCTAGGAGGGAGGATTCCTCTTTTAGAGGTGATTCTTCTTTTAGAGGTAATAGAGGTGGGGGAAGTTTTGGTTCTGCCAATCGTGTTCATGTGGGTAACCTTGCATGGGGCGTTGATGATTTAGCACTTGAGAATTTGTTTAGCGAGCAAGGAAAGGTTAGGGAAGCAAGGGTGGTTTATGACAGGGAGAGTGGTAGATCAAgaggttttggttttgtaaccTACAGTTCTGCTGAAGAGGTCAACAGTGCTATTGAATACTTGAATGGTGTT GACTTGAAAGGCAGACCGCTACGAGTCAGTCAGGCAGACGCTAAGCCCCCAAGACGTCAATTTTGA